The window ATACAAGTGTTGCAACCGTCACCTAGAAAAGCTTCAACACCCgttgaaaaaagcttcaaccatagACATAGAAAGCTTCAATGGCACTGCACAAAAAGGGAAAGCTGCAACCGTTGTTGGATTTTGCTACTACCGGCAAAgctttttgctacatccatcagGCAGAGCTACGACCTCGCGAGGACGACAATGatttttttgctgcaaccgtaGCAGGCTTTTTGCTACTACCGTTGGAGGTTTTTGCTACATCCATGCTAGCTTTTGCTACAACCGGCACTTCGTTTTGCTACAGCGCACCACCGGCATCGGCGGTTCAAGGACGGCAGCGCTGCTCCGGCCTGCACTTCCCTGCTACAAGTACTGTACGTGATGCTACAATATGCATCTCGTTTTGCTACAACCACACCGGATTTTTGCTACAACGCATCACTGGCGTCGATTTTTTGCCACAACCACGCTCGCTTTTTGGTCCAACCCGCAATTTGTTTTGCTACCACGCACCACGGGCATCGtttttttgctacaaccggcGTTGCCATTTGCTACTACGCACCACCGGCGGCAGAGAAAAAGCTATGACCGGCGAGTTTGTTTTTTGATGGGACCGGCGGCGATTTTTTGCTGGGACCGGCCGAGTTTCTTGCTGGGACGGTGATGGCTGCTCATCTTTTTGCTGGGACGGCGAAGCTGCACCAGAGACGGACAGGAGGGCTGCGACGGCGAGTGTACAATATGTTGCAACCGGCGACGGCAAGGGCCACAACGGCGTGGTTTGATGCGTAGATCACGAACGGATGGCGAGAGGGTGGACGTGGTGAAGGCGACGGCCGCAAAGGCGCCGGTGATGCGTCGACGGCCATGGCGAGATGGTGTGTTGCCGCCGACGAGGCAACCTGCGAGGGGCAGTTTGTCTACAGAAGGTCAACGTTGTTCCCATCTATCTCGATCTGATCTGAGACGAGGCGGTGGGGAAGGGAAAAGATGACGTGGGATTCTAATCTAACGGCCACAAATGGAGTCATCCTGCGGTCCTGGTATGACCGGCGGAGCGCTTCGGCCGGTCGACCGGCGCAGATCAGTGCCCTAAGTCAAAAGGTAGTGCCCGCTCAAAATGTAGTGGGTACTACCAAGTAGCATCCACACCGTTGAGTCATGTGATGAAAATTTTCTAACTCAAAgatttttgtttgtttgtttgtctAACTCTAGAGCAAAGTACTCAAAACATAACTAAATTTTCTGTTCTGAAGTACTCCTAAAAACATTGGTCAAATTTGACCTGTGAGCGGTACTGGACACGCGACAGGAACAGAAAACGAACGAATGCGGTCAACTCAAGCACCCAAAGCAAAGCAACTCGGTGAAAATTGATTCGATCGAGCAGCAACTTAAGCGTGATTCCATTAGGTACCggaagtatatatatatatatatatataactcaTCCCATCGATGGCAACAGCCCACAACGGTCGATCTCGGCTTGTGCACAACATACATAAATTAGCCTGCCTGCTCTGGCACTGGCACTGGCACGCAGCTAAATTAACCTCGCTCACGAATCCACACCTAAGTAGCTAGTACATGCATGAACTGGCGCCGCCCGATTCTCTGGCTGCATGCTAGTAGTAGTAGTGCTGCCAGTTTATTCTTCACTCCGGCGGGCCGCCAACGCCGTGCATCGGTCTAGCAGTTGCCGCCCAGCCGCGGGTTGTCGGCGAGGCTGGAATTCATGTTCTTGAAGGGACCATCTGTCGGAATCGGGCCGCACAGATCGTTGCTTGAGAGATTCCTGCAAGCAAAACAATGCAGATGAAGATCACTGGATTCATTGATCGTCGAGAGAGAAGAGAACAACTGGAATTAACGCTGAGAAAATCGTCCTACTTACACACTCGTCTGGTCGGACAGCCCATCCAGCTCGCTGGGGATCGGGCCGGTCAAGCGGTTCTGTTGAAGGTGCCTGTCAAATCATCATGCAAATGTTGAGACTTCAGAGCCAGACTTGTTTTATCATGAGAAGAATCACTGTACGAGCCGAACATGCTTGAAAAGAAAAATATCGGGAGGAGATCATGGACTCACAGCTGTTTCAGAGACTTGAGTTTCCCGAGCGATGCGGGTATCTGCCCCGAGAGGCTGTTGTTGTGCAGGTGCATGGAGTTCAGGTTCTCCAAGTTGCCCAGCTCTTCAGGGATTGTTCCTTGGATATTGGTGTACGAAATCCACCTGTGTTCATTACATGCCATATACTTTGATCCATCAGCGGCGTCAACGGAACAATCGCTACAGGCAGAAACAGATGGGATAGAGAGGCTCACAGTTTGGTTAGCTGGCCCAGCTTGCCCAGCTCCGGCGACAGAGGTCCGGACAGGTTCACAAACCCGATTACTCTGACAGAACAAGAAACACCGTATTGAAATTTTGAAAATCGGATGAAGGGGACGGAACGGAAGCAGTATGGAGGGGAACAAGGATCGGTGCCGCCTCACTCACATCTCGGTGACGCGGTTGGCCACGCGGTCGCAGGTGACGTGGGACCAGTTGATGCAGGGGTTCATGTTCCCCAGCTCCGGGCTCCAGGAACGCAGCGCGCCGTCAGGGTCCTGTAGGCCTCTCCGCAGGGCCATGAGCGCGTCACGGTCGCCGTACAGGCCAGCCTCCGCGGGCGCCAGCAGCATGGTCGTCGCGACCGCCATGAAGACGGTCAGCGACAGGGGCAGTCGGGCTCCGGCCGCCGTGGGCGCCATGGGGGCTGGGGTGGCGCGGTGATCTGAGGGGAGTGGAACGAGCACGGAGTTGTGACTTGTGATCTTGGTTTGCTCCGGGGTTTTATAGGGGAAggagggcgcgggcgacggggtGGTGGTACGAGTGTGAACTCCTACAGTCCTACTCCACCTCCTTGTCAACACTGGGATGACCGCATGGGAAATGAATTGCTATGTGCTGCCCAAGAAGGTAAGGTTTTGGACAATGGCAGCTGGCCACCTTTGAAATGCTACGAAATGGTGAGTTTTTGGACAATGGCAGTTGGCCACCTTTTCCTCCGGAACTGCCGGTTTAACTTGGACTTATCGTCGTTGTTAGAGTCATCTATAGCTTTTGCCATTTTGATCGCATCCATTATGCAGTATGCGTAGTGTAGTTTTTTTACGGTTATTAAAGTGTACTCCGTGAAGTCAAGCAC is drawn from Aegilops tauschii subsp. strangulata cultivar AL8/78 chromosome 1, Aet v6.0, whole genome shotgun sequence and contains these coding sequences:
- the LOC109768122 gene encoding uncharacterized protein; the encoded protein is MAPTAAGARLPLSLTVFMAVATTMLLAPAEAGLYGDRDALMALRRGLQDPDGALRSWSPELGNMNPCINWSHVTCDRVANRVTEIVIGFVNLSGPLSPELGKLGQLTKLWISYTNIQGTIPEELGNLENLNSMHLHNNSLSGQIPASLGKLKSLKQLHLQQNRLTGPIPSELDGLSDQTSVNLSSNDLCGPIPTDGPFKNMNSSLADNPRLGGNC